One Pyrus communis chromosome 4, drPyrComm1.1, whole genome shotgun sequence genomic region harbors:
- the LOC137731919 gene encoding uncharacterized protein, giving the protein MERNSAACVMQWSIELEKALRSKKPGLSLGAISDVGARLQQLSREPDASPAVHHLFDLIPGEEKLFSNAIILRLANAFHCGDKNIRLSIVRAFLFEYRKRNKRKEYNGVLSKTRIHVKAELLRIVKLVFDSGDVEDRALALGLFGCWAHFARESSSIRYLVLSSLVSSHVMEVKASLFAAGCFAELSEDFACVVLEMLPHMMTSPETSPAIRLAGARVFAKLRCSHPLVNNAYKTCLKLLLESADEGCQVAMLVSLSKLSSRSTILISQQMDLLLLFLSQEKPLQLRATAVRSLHYIYSQGMCHFPVNAYLVRALINILDEPQVPSLMLCDALQTLRKIISCKLACLPLDVFESSKLLSVAENATSSPITSEGLLAISVLVDVPTKLKGSTEMGSLAPCSFLLPSRVISLIIDRITLMVKPVLDLCWTESPVFQQINCLLNLLFCLIREYPDLHVVVLDQIYVLVKSLSYVHDNLVITSEADASIRDNVDLKGEKSRTIRSKLLFIVYRFLVAFLENLSEAGAISTEVFDKVKLLVELVSQSNLFECYTYTLYSLLLHCRIIWVNLAHGSEGSYNLDKNSGVSHLMEHEIRTIECAKRMLTENKWPAYRVGIYAACQGAWLTATFTFEQLVPKVHSISCCCWMRSLVQFSDSERRLKSLLLTKQGLETNKFDLILSSNDSGEISQDSASNIREHINSRELTAAYDGLCSSLATLKGDFKMDQTFYFQRSFLSLRAKVLGAVVDIVKVLENIQFDQHSITNNEQVGYLVSLKKCTQISVQLKRLSQEFDLVTKSFIDMDRKSSGIISELALSCSLLAFCTGFSLYIPSLIESVSIFGLGTTENNLDSMLIQNLIGRLGASNHETSATLCLLLNPGGKPIDCFHLQSRIQACKVGSVAKDIHSVCSSVVLGIFGLKSKANGVHNVEGLSQATKDGLQLLYSILMKWMQIPFRTPKYFFKFRPCLGSELFAVSETRNPEAIYVASGFNLSLNLCLQLRNVPPDIRVRLKNLYCIVYSGASLQEPIEGGENKEQKQAWEADDIVEMNEKLLQYVTECSTKKSNKRRRGKNDGEFVSSFARFELNERGQGFSSCLLDVSAFPVGTYRVKWYSCCIDSQGNCWNLPSLNAGPVFTVQKL; this is encoded by the exons ATGGAAAGGAACTCGGCAGCATGTGTGATGCAATGGAGCATCGAGCTAGAGAAAGCCCTGCGCTCCAAGAAACCAGGTCTCTCACTCGGAGCCATTTCGGACGTCGGTGCAAGGCTCCAACAGTTAAGCAGGGAGCCAGATGCTTCTCCTGCTGTCCACCACCTGTTCGACCTAATTCCTGGTGAGGAAAAGCTCTTCTCCAACGCCATCATTCTTCGCCTTGCCAATGCCTTCCATTGTGGAGACAAGAATATAAGACTCTCTATTGTCAGGGCCTTTCTGTTTGAGTACCGGAAGAGGAACAAGCGGAAGGAGTATAATGGAGTTCTGTCCAAAACTCGGATTCATGTGAAGGCAGAACTGCTGAGGATAGTTAAGCTTGTGTTTGACAGTGGGGATGTTGAGGATAGGGCATTGGCTTTGGGTCTGTTTGGTTGTTGGGCACATTTTGCTAGAGAGAGTTCAAGCATACGCTACTTGGTGCTTTCTAGTTTGGTTTCTTCTCACGTTATGGAGGTAAAAGCATCGCTGTTTGCAGCAGGATGTTTTGCCGAGTTATCAGAGGACTTTGCATGTGTTGTCTTGGAGATGCTGCCTCATATGATGACTTCACCAGAAACGTCACCTGCTATAAGGTTGGCTGGAGCACGAGTATTTGCCAAACTTCGGTGCTCACATCCCCTTGTGAATAATGCTTACAAG ACATGCCTAAAGCTTCTGTTAGAGTCCGCGGATGAGGGTTGCCAGGTTGCAATGCTGGTTTCTCTCTCCAAACTGTCTTCCAGGTCAACCATTCTTATATCTCAGCAG ATGGATTTGCTTCTCTTGTTTCTTAGCCAAGAAAAACCTCTTCAGCTGCGTGCAACAGCAGTAAGAAGCCTGCATTATATATACAGTCAAGGAATGTGTCATTTTCCTGTAAATGCATATCTTGTGAGAGCATTAATTAACATACTAGATGAACCTCAAGTTCCATCACTCATGCTGTGTGATGCACTGCAGACATTACGTAAG ATTATTTCATGTAAGCTAGCATGTCTACCCCTTGATGTATTTGAATCTTCTAAGCTGTTAAGCGTTGCTGAGAATGCAACTTCATCTCCAATCACGTCTGAGGGCCTGTTAGCTATTTCTGTTTTGGTAGATGTGCCAACGAAACTAAAAGGAAGTACAGAGATGGGGTCTCTTGCACCTTGTTCCTTTCTTCTGCCATCTCGTGTGATCTCACTTATCATTGATCGAATCACCTTGATGGTTAAGCCAGTTTTGGATCTTTGTTGGACTGAGTCTCCAGTGTTTCAACAAATTAATTGCCTGCTCAATCTTCTTTTCTGTCTAATTCGAGAATATCCGGATCTGCATGTCGTAGTGCTGGATCAAATATATGTTTTGGTCAAGTCTCTCTCATATGTGCATGACAATCTAGTCATTACATCAGAAGCAGATGCATCTATTCGTGATAATGTAGACTTGAAAGGAGAAAAAAGCAGAACTATCAGATCAAAGCTTTTATTTATTGTCTACAGATTTTTGGTGGCCTTTCTTGAAAATCTCAGTGAAGCTGGTGCCATCTCCACTGAAGTATTTGACAAAGTGAAGCTTCTGGTCGAACTTGTAAGTCAGAGCAACTTGTTTGAATGTTATACATACACACTCTACTCTTTGTTGTTACATTGTCGAATCATTTGGGTTAACTTGGCGCATGGGAGTGAGGGAAGTTACAATCTTGATAAGAACTCGGGTGTATCTCACTTAATGGAGCATGAAATTCGTACAATTGAATGTGCGAAGAGGATGCTGACAGAAAACAAGTGGCCTGCTTACAGAGTCGGGATTTATGCAGCATGTCAGGGAGCCTGGCTCACTGCAACTTTTACATTCGAGCAGTTAGTACCAAAGGTTCATTCTATTTCCTGCTGCTGCTGGATGAGATCATTAGTTCAATTTTCTGATTCTGAGAGGAGACTCAAGTCTCTGCTGTTGACAAAACAAGGTTTAGAGacgaataaatttgatcttatACTTTCTAGTAATGATTCAGGTGAAATCAGCCAAGATTCAGCTAGTAATATCAGGGAGCATATTAACAGTAGGGAGCTCACAGCGGCTTATGATGGTCTTTGTTCTTCTTTGGCAACATTAAAAGGTGATTTCAAAATGGACCAAACTTTTTATTTCCAAAGGTCGTTTTTGTCTTTAAGAGCAAAGGTGCTAGGAGCTGTGGTGGATATAGTTAAAGTTCTTGAAAACATTCAATTTGACCAGCATAGCATTACCAATAATGAACAGGTTGGATACCTCGTATCCTTGAAGAAGTGTACTCAAATATCTGTGCAGTTGAAGAGGCTATCACAAGAATTTGATCTAGTAACAAAATCTTTCATTGACATGGACAGAAAAAGTTCAGGAATCATTTCGGAACTCGCACTATCTTGTTCACTATTGGCCTTTTGTACTGGTTTTTCTCTTTACATTCCAAGCCTAATCGAATCTGTTTCCATTTTCGGTCTGGGAACAACAGAGAACAACTTAGACTCAATGTTGATACAAAATCTAATTGGGCGTTTGGGGGCCAGTAACCATGAAACCAGTGCAACTCTTTGTCTGCTTTTGAATCCAGGTGGCAAGCCCATTGATTGTTTTCACTTGCAGTCCAGAATCCAAGCATGTAAGGTTGGTTCTGTAGCGAAAGATATTCACAGTGTTTGTAGTTCTGTGGTTTTGGGGATTTTTGGCTTGAAAAGTAAGGCAAACGGAGTGCACAATGTGGAAGGTCTCTCCCAAGCAACCAAGGATGGCTTACAACTTCTGTATAGCATCCTAATGAAATGGATGCAAATCCCCTTCCGGACTCCCAAGTACTTCTTTAAATTTAG GCCTTGCCTGGGGTCAGAACTCTTTGCTGTCAGTGAAACGAGAAACCCAGAGGCAATATATGTAGCCTCAGGCTTCAACTTATCATTAAATTTGTGCCTTCAGTTAAGAAATGTGCCACCAGACATCCGAGTCCGGTTGAAAAATTTGTACTGCATAGTCTACAGTGGAGCATCCCTTCAGGAGCCAATAGAAGGTGGAGAAAACAAGGAGCAAAAACAGGCTTGGGAAGCTGATGACATTGTAGAAATGAACGAGAAGCTGTTACAGTATGTAACAGAGTGCAGTACAAAAAAGAGTAATAAGCGTCGAAGGGGTAAAAATGATGGCGAGTTTGTGAGTTCGTTCGCACGTTTTGAACTGAACGAAAGAGGGCAAGGGTTTTCAAGTTGCTTGCTTGATGTTTCTGCTTTTCCAGTGGGTACTTATAGGGTTAAATGGTATAGCTGCTGTATTGATAGTCAGGGTAATTGTTGGAATTTACCCTCTTTGAATGCTGGTCCTGTATTCACTGTACAGAAGTTATAG